The Acidobacteriota bacterium genome window below encodes:
- a CDS encoding SPFH domain-containing protein, whose amino-acid sequence MIRERAYNGLPGLPVLLTLILVDAALLWMLIMNIREDSVPEIVTAAIGMALATFFMAGLFMVNPNEAKVLQLFGAYKGTAKEQGLRWANPFLAKKKVSLRIRNFEGSRLKVNDIDGNPIEIAAVVVWKVFETAEAVFEVDDYEHYVKVQSEAALRNLATSYAYDAHDDTHVSLRGHTSAVADHLKREIGDRLVKAGVEVIEARISHLAYAPEIAAAMLQRQQAGAIIAARQKIVEGAVGMVEMALDMLSQKSIITLDEDRKAAMVSNLLVVLCGDRNTQPVINTGTIYQ is encoded by the coding sequence ATGATCCGCGAACGCGCCTACAACGGTTTGCCCGGTTTACCCGTGCTCCTCACCCTCATCCTGGTCGATGCCGCGCTGCTCTGGATGCTCATCATGAACATCCGGGAGGATTCGGTACCCGAGATCGTGACCGCCGCCATCGGCATGGCCCTGGCCACGTTCTTCATGGCCGGCCTGTTCATGGTCAACCCGAACGAAGCCAAGGTGCTGCAGTTGTTTGGCGCCTACAAGGGCACGGCCAAGGAACAGGGCCTGCGCTGGGCCAACCCCTTCCTGGCCAAGAAGAAGGTCTCGCTGCGCATCCGCAATTTCGAGGGCTCGCGCCTCAAGGTGAACGACATCGACGGCAACCCGATCGAAATCGCCGCCGTGGTGGTGTGGAAGGTGTTCGAGACCGCCGAGGCGGTGTTCGAGGTGGACGACTACGAGCACTACGTGAAGGTGCAGAGCGAGGCGGCGCTGCGCAACCTGGCGACCAGCTATGCCTACGACGCGCATGACGACACGCATGTGTCGCTGCGCGGCCACACCAGCGCGGTAGCGGATCACTTGAAGCGCGAGATTGGCGATCGCCTCGTGAAGGCCGGTGTCGAAGTGATTGAGGCGCGCATCAGCCACCTGGCCTACGCGCCGGAGATTGCCGCGGCCATGCTGCAACGCCAGCAGGCCGGCGCGATCATCGCCGCCCGCCAGAAAATCGTCGAAGGCGCGGTCGGCATGGTCGAGATGGCGCTCGACATGCTGTCGCAGAAGTCGATCATCACGCTGGACGAGGACCGCAAGGCGGCCATGGTCAGCAACCTGCTGGTGGTGCTCTGCGGCGACCGCAACACCCAGCCGGTGATTAACACGGGCACCATCTATCAGTAG
- a CDS encoding endonuclease/exonuclease/phosphatase family protein yields the protein MPADEPKRTRTVRVATYNIHRGRGLDGRTRLERIAGVLAAIDADIVALQEVVGASPLKAGQAAELGAALGMGWVMAPTRHLRTALFGNVVLTRFPVRHHVQYDLTWKTCEHRGVQRVDVGLEDDTLHFYNVHLGTSLLERRHQAARLATLVHDRRVMGPKIVLGDFNEWARHLGATDLLAERLQSIDLSKHLSRRRTYPGFFPILHLDHIYYEGKVEVLKVTLPRDRLALMASDHLPLVADLKIGFD from the coding sequence ATGCCAGCCGACGAGCCCAAGCGCACGCGCACGGTGCGCGTCGCCACCTACAACATCCATCGCGGACGCGGGCTCGACGGCCGCACCCGGCTCGAGCGCATTGCCGGCGTGCTGGCGGCCATTGATGCCGACATCGTGGCGTTGCAGGAAGTGGTCGGCGCCAGCCCGCTCAAGGCCGGCCAGGCGGCGGAACTGGGCGCAGCCCTCGGCATGGGTTGGGTGATGGCCCCCACGCGCCACCTGCGGACGGCCTTGTTTGGCAACGTCGTGCTGACCCGGTTCCCCGTGCGGCACCACGTGCAGTACGACCTCACGTGGAAGACCTGCGAGCATCGCGGCGTGCAGCGCGTGGATGTGGGCCTCGAAGACGACACACTGCACTTCTACAATGTCCACCTGGGCACATCGCTCCTGGAGCGCCGCCACCAGGCGGCGCGGCTGGCCACGCTCGTTCACGACCGCCGCGTGATGGGCCCGAAGATCGTGCTGGGCGACTTCAACGAGTGGGCCCGGCACCTGGGCGCCACCGACCTGCTCGCCGAGCGGCTGCAGAGTATCGACCTCAGCAAGCACCTGAGCCGGCGCCGGACCTATCCCGGCTTCTTCCCCATCCTGCACCTCGACCACATTTACTACGAGGGCAAGGTCGAGGTCCTGAAGGTCACGCTGCCGCGCGACCGCCTGGCGCTGATGGCGTCGGACCACTTGCCGCTCGTGGCCGACCTGAAGATCGGCTTCGATTAG